In Desulfovibrio sp. UIB00, the following are encoded in one genomic region:
- a CDS encoding outer membrane homotrimeric porin → MSSRERNGLNRFKKVCMVTLLAAGMLMGVAGGAKAIDFKAKGEWLVGFGVGEGVLTKNTRDKDGAKSKTNTDDQFGASQRIRLQLDAVASEALSGTVYFEIGDQQWGKSDDGAALGADGNNQVKVKNAYIDWLIPQTDARVRMGLQAAAMPNVAGGSAIMDCDVAALTANYKFNENVGLTFMWARPVNDNFSNSYIDVDNNKSSTEKTNYLDNLDLFMLSMPLSFDGVEVTPWAMYGMRGKNSLRGLEDPNNGSPWETSDGKLGLTIPGTNPGFNYANDNITPLTNSSTSKQYGSLFWAGLPVAITMFDPLNIEFDINYGYSEAMGRYDVLKRGVDSVRASTERQGWLAKALIEYKLDWGVPGIFGWYASGDDGNVKNGSERMPSIAGAGNFTSFVGDGNLSWSPVANGCDWSMSYAGTWGIGAQLKDMSFIENVSHTFRLAYWGGTNATSMVKYMKDASSWQAGYGGDGPYLTTNDGLLEFNLVNTWQAYENLSVNLELGYVANMIDKDTWKKAGYNNGAGNGSFDKQDAWKAQVVFQYSF, encoded by the coding sequence ATGAGTTCACGAGAAAGGAATGGTCTGAACCGCTTTAAAAAGGTGTGCATGGTCACACTGCTTGCAGCAGGCATGCTGATGGGCGTGGCCGGGGGGGCCAAGGCCATTGACTTCAAGGCCAAGGGCGAATGGCTGGTTGGTTTTGGCGTGGGCGAAGGCGTTCTCACCAAGAACACCAGAGACAAAGACGGAGCCAAGTCCAAAACCAACACTGATGACCAGTTTGGCGCTTCCCAGCGTATCCGCCTCCAGTTGGACGCCGTGGCCTCCGAGGCTTTGTCCGGCACGGTGTACTTTGAAATCGGCGACCAGCAGTGGGGCAAATCGGACGATGGTGCAGCTCTTGGCGCTGACGGGAACAACCAGGTCAAGGTTAAAAACGCCTACATCGACTGGCTGATTCCGCAGACTGACGCCCGCGTGCGCATGGGCCTTCAGGCTGCCGCAATGCCCAACGTGGCTGGTGGTTCCGCCATTATGGACTGCGACGTTGCAGCCCTGACCGCCAATTACAAGTTCAACGAAAATGTGGGCCTCACCTTTATGTGGGCGCGCCCGGTCAACGACAACTTCAGCAACAGCTATATTGATGTGGACAACAACAAGTCCAGTACGGAAAAGACCAACTACCTCGACAACCTTGATCTGTTCATGCTCTCCATGCCCCTGAGCTTTGACGGTGTTGAAGTCACCCCTTGGGCCATGTACGGCATGCGCGGCAAAAACTCCCTGCGCGGCCTGGAAGATCCCAACAACGGGTCTCCGTGGGAAACCAGCGATGGCAAGTTGGGTCTCACCATTCCCGGCACCAACCCCGGCTTCAACTACGCCAACGACAACATAACGCCGCTCACCAACTCCTCCACCAGCAAGCAATACGGCTCTCTGTTCTGGGCGGGTCTGCCGGTGGCCATCACCATGTTCGATCCCCTGAACATCGAATTTGACATCAACTACGGCTACTCCGAAGCCATGGGCCGCTACGATGTGCTCAAGCGCGGCGTGGACAGCGTGCGTGCAAGCACCGAGCGTCAGGGCTGGCTGGCAAAAGCCCTTATTGAATACAAGCTGGACTGGGGCGTTCCCGGCATCTTTGGCTGGTACGCAAGCGGCGACGACGGCAACGTGAAAAACGGCTCCGAGCGCATGCCTTCCATTGCTGGCGCGGGCAACTTCACCTCCTTTGTCGGCGACGGCAACCTTTCGTGGAGCCCGGTTGCCAATGGTTGCGACTGGAGCATGAGCTATGCCGGCACCTGGGGCATCGGCGCGCAGCTGAAAGACATGAGCTTTATTGAAAACGTCTCCCACACCTTCCGTCTGGCCTACTGGGGCGGCACCAACGCCACCTCCATGGTCAAGTACATGAAGGATGCCTCCTCCTGGCAGGCTGGCTACGGCGGCGACGGCCCCTATCTGACCACCAATGACGGCCTGCTGGAATTCAACCTCGTCAACACGTGGCAGGCCTACGAAAACCTGAGTGTGAATCTGGAACTCGGCTACGTTGCCAACATGATCGACAAGGACACATGGAAAAAGGCCGGTTACAACAACGGCGCGGGCAACGGCAGCTTTGACAAACAGGACGCCTGGAAAGCCCAGGTTGTCTTCCAGTACAGCTTCTAA
- a CDS encoding AAA family ATPase: MYIQSFHMDGFGIFSDVSVENLSPGLSIFLGENEAGKSTCLEFLRTMLIGYPDPRNKEYKRIPGPLRGGQPGGSMELRSDERGILRLTRRPGSNGGVLTLTDPEGKPLEPDMLRQMLSGVSRDVYRNVFGFSLTELEDLNSLTDEGVRNALYGASFGPGLRSPGEALKLLDKQADEIFKSGGSKPALNAALRQLAELRQRKIELEQECAGYDSMAMDLAAKRDDLANLRHRKLQLEEERRILERRLGVWLQWNEWRMAGARLERLDPISATFPENGRERLARAQEAREGCERQWAAQMEKLTRLRQRRDELEINYPLLEALPALRRMAERKSGFRQALSALPAQEEALLRAQEDLSRELSRLGPDWSCDRIRATDRSLFAREDIERQGREMRAAASAHQAAVDSLTQSNREVESAEREVASNTAALDLLPAPPAALDDDARDNLRQALARQEEARRQRPLRQRAVNEAKTTFSRAFNPLRLMVNGASDGAQAEALLDSLLSRQEEALALAADVQDKMRQADDAAQEVRQAEEQVAAVKGRVEALREEQRHINGPTREDLDGQTLALRKLRALSATLGTERERLEELSARIGNEPPVTRVKNLPLLVLGLAFFLGGAGMLLAYWRMGITSVALTADIELPVSLWSGYLLLLCGVGFMAGGVPHTGAEAKRRQMEHLQLQGRRDSCAAHVAELDEQASQLCAAAGVQSMDLVTLEAREVLLEHEREQCFEEERARKDMDELKHAMDLARTEVSKRQAVRSEVEGIVQQTRRRWHEFMLALHVANVPSPEGAAAFFARAESARLAFGGVAAADAELQTLDDDLRQTEARMRLVPAVAERLPANADSDSLAEAVRQVLESCREADAARELRIKAEAALQNSQSELNRARTRQAEASAEQRQAQERLNEARSQWTACLHDLGLGTDLDPETVREALKYMENCLAAEASVQRAQSQLNQGRAELAALRDPLQALLAELGLPPQQDADNRPDWLLSLDAALEAAEAMSQAQSRRRNLDNEVTEMEDEARAAEAALESARSAERSLLAMAGAHDAEEFLRQAALHEELRALTLRRQDLEDALRLAADKTPLKDFLDSFEHEDQESQERRSATISEELTGIQEQEENLVKRVAELRSKVDALSRTDELSQLLQQEAALVEDMERMAFAWSRVALARSILETAKRTFELERQPEVIRLASSIFTRITGQRWRGINASLEDASLAILPAQGEPIAPENLSRGAREQAYLALRLAYIKNHALHAAPLPVIMDEVLVNFDPQRAERTARAFVELTGGSQGKAHQLLYYTCQPHMAELLRKAEPQAALFHVQDGSIKAA; this comes from the coding sequence ATGTATATCCAGTCCTTCCACATGGACGGCTTCGGTATCTTTTCTGACGTGAGTGTTGAAAACCTTTCGCCGGGGCTTTCCATTTTTCTGGGTGAAAACGAAGCGGGCAAGTCCACCTGCCTGGAATTTCTGCGCACCATGCTCATCGGCTATCCCGACCCGCGCAACAAGGAATACAAGCGTATTCCCGGCCCCCTGCGCGGCGGGCAGCCCGGCGGCAGCATGGAACTGCGCTCGGACGAACGCGGCATTCTGCGCCTTACCCGGCGGCCCGGCAGCAACGGCGGAGTGCTTACCCTCACCGACCCTGAGGGCAAACCGCTGGAACCGGACATGCTGCGCCAGATGCTCTCCGGCGTGAGCCGCGATGTGTACCGCAACGTGTTCGGCTTCAGCCTCACAGAGCTTGAAGACCTCAACAGCCTCACTGACGAAGGCGTGCGTAACGCCCTGTACGGCGCAAGCTTCGGGCCGGGGCTGCGTTCGCCCGGCGAGGCCCTCAAACTGCTGGACAAACAGGCCGATGAAATTTTCAAGAGCGGCGGTAGCAAACCCGCCCTCAACGCTGCCCTGCGCCAGCTTGCCGAACTGCGGCAACGAAAGATTGAATTGGAGCAGGAATGCGCCGGGTACGACAGCATGGCAATGGACCTTGCCGCAAAACGCGATGATCTGGCAAACCTGCGCCACCGTAAACTCCAGCTCGAAGAAGAACGCCGCATCCTTGAACGCCGCCTTGGCGTGTGGTTGCAGTGGAACGAATGGCGCATGGCGGGCGCACGCCTTGAACGGCTTGACCCCATAAGCGCTACCTTTCCCGAAAACGGCAGGGAACGCCTTGCCCGCGCGCAGGAGGCCCGCGAGGGCTGCGAGCGGCAATGGGCCGCGCAGATGGAAAAGCTCACCCGGCTGCGCCAGCGGCGGGACGAACTTGAAATCAACTATCCCCTGCTGGAGGCCCTGCCCGCCCTGCGCCGCATGGCCGAGCGCAAAAGCGGCTTCCGGCAGGCCTTGAGCGCCCTGCCCGCGCAGGAGGAAGCCCTGCTGCGCGCGCAGGAAGACCTCAGCCGCGAACTCTCGCGCCTTGGGCCGGATTGGTCGTGCGACCGCATCCGGGCCACAGACCGTTCCCTCTTTGCCCGCGAGGACATTGAACGCCAAGGGCGGGAAATGCGCGCCGCAGCCTCGGCCCATCAGGCCGCCGTGGACAGCCTCACCCAGAGCAACCGCGAAGTGGAAAGCGCAGAACGCGAGGTGGCCTCCAACACTGCCGCCCTTGATCTGCTGCCCGCGCCGCCCGCAGCGCTGGATGACGATGCCCGCGACAATTTGCGTCAGGCCCTCGCCCGGCAGGAAGAAGCCCGCCGCCAGCGGCCTCTGCGCCAACGCGCGGTGAACGAGGCAAAAACAACATTTTCCAGAGCTTTCAACCCGCTGCGGCTGATGGTCAACGGCGCAAGTGACGGCGCACAGGCAGAAGCCCTGCTTGATTCGCTCCTTTCGCGACAGGAAGAAGCCCTCGCTCTGGCCGCTGACGTGCAGGACAAAATGCGTCAGGCGGACGATGCAGCGCAGGAAGTGCGCCAGGCGGAAGAGCAGGTTGCTGCCGTCAAGGGCCGCGTGGAAGCCCTGCGCGAAGAACAGCGCCACATAAACGGCCCCACCCGCGAGGATCTTGACGGGCAAACCCTGGCCCTGCGCAAGCTGCGCGCCCTTTCCGCCACCTTGGGCACGGAGCGTGAGCGGCTGGAAGAACTCAGCGCCCGCATCGGCAATGAACCGCCCGTCACACGAGTAAAAAACCTGCCCCTGCTGGTTCTGGGCCTTGCTTTCTTTCTTGGCGGCGCGGGCATGCTGCTGGCTTACTGGCGCATGGGCATTACAAGCGTTGCCCTCACGGCCGACATTGAGCTGCCGGTAAGCCTGTGGTCTGGCTATCTGCTGCTGCTCTGCGGCGTTGGCTTTATGGCTGGCGGCGTACCACACACTGGCGCAGAGGCAAAACGCCGCCAGATGGAGCATCTGCAACTTCAGGGCAGACGCGATTCGTGCGCGGCCCATGTAGCGGAGCTGGACGAGCAGGCCAGCCAGCTTTGCGCGGCGGCTGGCGTGCAAAGCATGGATCTGGTGACGCTTGAAGCAAGGGAGGTGCTGCTTGAGCACGAACGTGAGCAGTGCTTTGAAGAAGAGCGCGCCCGCAAGGACATGGACGAGCTGAAGCACGCCATGGACCTTGCCCGCACGGAAGTGAGCAAACGGCAGGCTGTGCGCTCCGAGGTAGAAGGCATTGTGCAGCAGACCCGCCGCCGCTGGCACGAATTCATGCTGGCCCTGCACGTGGCCAATGTGCCCTCGCCCGAGGGTGCGGCTGCTTTTTTTGCCAGGGCGGAATCAGCACGGCTCGCCTTTGGCGGCGTTGCTGCCGCCGATGCGGAGCTGCAAACCCTGGATGACGACCTGCGCCAGACAGAAGCCCGCATGCGCCTTGTGCCTGCTGTGGCTGAACGCCTGCCCGCCAATGCGGATTCAGATTCACTGGCGGAGGCTGTGCGGCAAGTGCTTGAATCCTGCCGCGAGGCCGACGCCGCCCGCGAACTGCGCATCAAGGCCGAGGCCGCGCTGCAAAATTCGCAGAGCGAACTCAACCGCGCCCGCACCCGTCAGGCGGAAGCCAGCGCGGAACAGCGTCAGGCGCAGGAGCGGCTCAACGAAGCGCGCTCGCAATGGACAGCCTGCCTGCATGATCTTGGCCTCGGCACCGACCTTGACCCGGAAACCGTGCGGGAAGCCCTGAAATACATGGAAAACTGCCTCGCTGCCGAGGCTTCGGTACAACGTGCCCAATCGCAGCTCAATCAGGGCCGCGCAGAACTGGCTGCGCTGCGTGACCCGCTGCAAGCCCTGCTCGCAGAGCTTGGCCTGCCACCGCAGCAGGATGCGGACAACCGCCCAGACTGGCTGCTCAGCCTTGATGCGGCGCTGGAGGCGGCGGAAGCCATGTCGCAGGCGCAGAGCCGCCGCCGCAACCTTGATAATGAAGTGACGGAAATGGAGGATGAGGCCCGCGCTGCGGAGGCCGCCCTCGAAAGCGCCCGGAGCGCGGAACGCTCCCTGCTTGCCATGGCGGGCGCGCATGATGCGGAAGAGTTTTTGCGTCAGGCCGCACTGCACGAAGAACTGCGCGCACTCACCCTGCGCCGTCAGGATCTGGAAGACGCCCTGCGGCTGGCTGCGGACAAAACACCCCTTAAGGACTTTCTCGATTCCTTCGAGCATGAGGATCAGGAAAGTCAGGAGCGCCGCAGCGCAACCATCAGCGAAGAACTGACAGGCATTCAGGAGCAGGAAGAAAATCTGGTCAAGCGCGTGGCGGAACTGCGCAGCAAGGTGGACGCACTTTCGCGCACTGATGAGCTTTCGCAGCTTTTGCAGCAGGAGGCGGCCCTTGTGGAAGACATGGAGCGCATGGCCTTTGCCTGGAGCCGCGTGGCCCTTGCCCGCAGCATACTTGAAACAGCCAAGCGCACCTTTGAGCTGGAGCGCCAGCCAGAGGTCATCCGCCTTGCTTCAAGCATCTTCACCCGCATCACTGGCCAGCGCTGGCGGGGCATCAACGCCTCGCTGGAAGACGCCAGCCTCGCCATCCTGCCCGCGCAGGGCGAACCCATAGCGCCGGAAAATCTGAGCCGTGGCGCGCGCGAGCAGGCCTATCTGGCCCTGCGGCTGGCCTACATCAAAAATCATGCCCTGCATGCGGCCCCCCTGCCTGTGATCATGGACGAAGTGCTGGTCAACTTTGACCCGCAAAGGGCCGAGCGCACCGCGCGCGCCTTTGTGGAGCTGACCGGCGGCAGCCAAGGCAAGGCCCATCAGTTGCTTTACTATACCTGCCAGCCGCACATGGCGGAACTGCTGCGCAAGGCAGAACCCCAGGCCGCGCTGTTCCATGTGCAAGACGGCAGCATCAAGGCCGCATAG
- a CDS encoding DNA repair exonuclease encodes MDGIRYIHAADLHLDTPFQGLSRTAAQGGHLARLLQEATFKAMDRLFRLCESDKPDFLILAGDVYNEENHSVKAQLKLCDGCRRLRDAGVRVFLAHGNHDPLSSRLAAVQWPDNVTVFGPDAESHTVEKDGKVVAVVHGISHAKIKEGRNLARLFRRDQHHDCFQLGVLHCTVEGQSKADRYAPCSLDDLKNTGLDAWALGHVHERATLCATPFIAYSGNAQGLHVNEPGPRGCLRVTANPQPGGGYACKEDFVRLGPVQWARVQVELDDVVHLNEVENRMTRALEQAAEATDPGCEALMARVVLHGRTPLDAALRDAPNQEDLAERLAHLQTGTPSVWIKDMVAETSPAIDRAQYLQREDLLGETLRLAERMAQSSDALHDVATPALKQVYDHGQLRHILTQPDDARMRALLEEAERLCTDLLEAR; translated from the coding sequence ATGGACGGCATCCGCTATATTCACGCCGCCGATCTGCATCTGGACACGCCGTTTCAGGGGCTTTCCCGCACGGCGGCACAGGGTGGGCATCTGGCGCGTCTGCTGCAAGAGGCCACCTTCAAGGCCATGGACCGCCTCTTTCGGCTTTGCGAATCAGACAAGCCGGATTTTCTCATACTGGCTGGCGATGTGTATAATGAGGAAAACCACAGCGTTAAAGCCCAGCTCAAGCTGTGCGACGGCTGCCGCCGCCTGCGTGATGCCGGAGTGCGCGTTTTTCTGGCGCACGGCAACCACGATCCCCTTTCCTCAAGGCTGGCGGCTGTGCAGTGGCCTGACAACGTCACTGTTTTCGGGCCGGATGCCGAGAGCCACACGGTTGAAAAAGACGGCAAGGTCGTGGCCGTGGTGCACGGCATCAGCCACGCCAAGATCAAGGAAGGCCGCAACCTGGCCCGCCTGTTCCGGCGCGACCAGCACCATGACTGCTTTCAGCTTGGCGTTCTGCACTGCACGGTCGAAGGCCAAAGCAAGGCCGACCGCTACGCTCCCTGCTCGCTGGACGACCTCAAGAATACAGGGCTTGACGCATGGGCGCTGGGCCATGTGCACGAGCGGGCCACACTTTGCGCCACCCCTTTTATCGCATACAGCGGCAACGCTCAGGGCCTGCACGTCAATGAGCCGGGGCCGCGCGGCTGCCTGCGGGTGACGGCAAACCCTCAACCGGGCGGCGGCTACGCGTGCAAAGAAGATTTTGTGCGTCTGGGCCCCGTGCAGTGGGCCAGAGTACAGGTTGAACTTGACGATGTGGTCCACCTCAACGAGGTGGAAAACAGAATGACCCGGGCGCTGGAGCAGGCCGCCGAAGCCACAGACCCCGGCTGCGAAGCCCTGATGGCCCGTGTGGTTTTGCACGGGCGCACCCCGCTTGACGCCGCCCTGCGCGATGCTCCCAATCAGGAAGACCTTGCTGAACGGCTGGCGCACCTGCAAACAGGCACCCCCAGCGTGTGGATCAAGGACATGGTGGCCGAAACAAGCCCCGCCATTGACCGTGCCCAGTACCTGCAACGGGAAGACCTGCTTGGCGAAACCCTGCGGCTGGCCGAGCGCATGGCGCAAAGCAGCGATGCCCTGCACGATGTGGCAACCCCGGCGCTGAAACAGGTCTATGATCACGGGCAGCTCCGCCATATTCTCACCCAACCCGACGATGCGCGTATGCGAGCCCTTCTGGAAGAGGCCGAACGCCTGTGCACGGATCTTCTGGAGGCACGCTGA
- a CDS encoding glycosyltransferase family protein, with the protein MARVLYGIHGTGHGHAMRGLTIARRLSRHEFLFVAEDDAPKILEPEFPVRRLPNLGTVFKDYKVDMAATISRALPLLWHRQRYIDQVSRLIDEFRPDVCMTDLEYFVPRAAEKAGLPCLTLDHQHIITCCQHNLPPNMWWDTFVQGLTPRYLFRPTAENLIISFYSPPVLPQYKARVAPPILRDSVLALNPRDDGHVLVYQSNSTHRKLVDFLRAATRKTCYVFGYDRTEGQEDNVIFMRKSEEGFLRLLEGCSYVIQGGGHTLMGEALHLGKPILTLPLKAMVEQRFNALYIERLNYGMQADMHTLEPELLQRFEANLPAYKAAIAAGNFCGNEAVFGLVDHFIRNGSLPVHGNPAVQE; encoded by the coding sequence ATGGCGCGCGTACTTTACGGCATTCACGGCACAGGCCACGGGCACGCCATGCGCGGCCTGACCATAGCCCGCCGCCTTTCACGGCACGAATTTCTTTTTGTGGCGGAAGACGACGCCCCAAAAATTCTTGAGCCGGAATTTCCCGTGCGCCGACTGCCCAATCTGGGCACGGTGTTCAAGGACTACAAGGTGGACATGGCCGCCACCATCAGCCGGGCGCTGCCCCTCCTGTGGCACAGGCAGCGTTATATTGATCAGGTGTCGCGCCTCATTGATGAATTCCGGCCCGATGTCTGCATGACCGATCTGGAATACTTCGTGCCGCGCGCCGCCGAAAAGGCCGGGCTGCCATGTCTGACCCTCGACCATCAGCACATCATCACCTGCTGCCAGCACAACCTGCCGCCCAATATGTGGTGGGATACCTTTGTGCAGGGCCTCACCCCGCGCTATCTCTTCCGCCCCACGGCGGAAAACCTCATTATATCCTTCTACTCGCCGCCAGTGCTGCCGCAGTACAAGGCGCGTGTGGCCCCGCCCATCCTGCGCGACAGCGTGCTTGCGCTCAACCCGCGCGATGACGGCCATGTGCTCGTGTACCAGAGCAATTCCACCCACCGCAAACTGGTGGACTTTCTACGCGCCGCCACGCGCAAGACCTGCTATGTCTTCGGCTATGACCGCACCGAAGGGCAGGAGGACAACGTTATCTTCATGCGCAAGAGCGAAGAGGGCTTTCTGCGGCTGCTGGAAGGCTGCTCCTACGTTATCCAGGGCGGCGGGCATACCCTCATGGGCGAGGCCCTGCACCTGGGCAAGCCCATACTCACCCTGCCCCTCAAGGCCATGGTGGAACAACGCTTCAACGCGCTCTATATTGAACGCCTGAACTACGGCATGCAGGCCGACATGCACACGCTGGAACCGGAGCTGCTGCAACGCTTTGAAGCCAACCTGCCTGCCTACAAGGCGGCCATCGCCGCAGGAAACTTCTGCGGCAATGAAGCGGTTTTCGGCCTTGTGGACCACTTTATCCGCAACGGCTCCCTACCTGTGCACGGCAATCCCGCAGTGCAAGAATAA
- a CDS encoding glycosyltransferase, whose translation MHEPSTGASPQGPLCNVTIPVFNRPAATERAIRALAATSREVPFHITVVDNGSEPELVKKLLALRAEGLIDHLFLLPRNMGVACAANVGWQLVSAPLYMKLDNDTAIVRKHWLRDLLALWSHGQPLSNLGGAFNREMLRKTLGSVQTPHGELGLCVGNLPGQAVLVPQAVSEKLGFWNEEYGLYGGEDGDYGLRMQVAGLPQYYYLGPEYFENIREDDDARETYAARGIDKRRLHRELVVRDNLCMGKLFMNKILYLSGLRSLAPLQRYAVDDVDGQGRVRLTERKEYKDFQRDLAQVAAGLNARFRDYVMSYKLDAPTADAMRQVLEKHAQATKIDKGL comes from the coding sequence ATGCACGAGCCCAGCACAGGGGCGAGCCCGCAGGGGCCGCTCTGCAACGTGACCATCCCGGTTTTTAACAGGCCTGCGGCCACGGAACGCGCCATCCGCGCCCTGGCAGCCACCTCGCGCGAGGTGCCGTTTCATATAACGGTGGTGGACAACGGCAGCGAGCCGGAGCTTGTAAAAAAACTGCTGGCCTTGCGGGCCGAGGGCCTGATCGACCATCTTTTTTTGTTGCCGCGCAATATGGGCGTGGCCTGCGCAGCCAATGTGGGCTGGCAGCTTGTGTCCGCGCCGCTGTACATGAAGCTGGATAACGACACAGCCATTGTTCGCAAGCACTGGCTGCGCGATCTGCTGGCCCTGTGGAGCCATGGACAGCCGCTCTCCAATCTTGGCGGCGCGTTCAACCGTGAAATGCTGCGAAAAACTCTCGGCAGCGTGCAAACCCCGCACGGCGAGCTTGGGTTGTGCGTGGGCAACCTGCCCGGTCAGGCCGTGCTTGTGCCGCAGGCTGTTTCTGAAAAGCTGGGTTTCTGGAATGAGGAATATGGCCTCTACGGCGGCGAAGACGGTGATTACGGCCTGCGCATGCAGGTGGCGGGTCTGCCGCAGTACTACTACCTCGGCCCCGAGTATTTTGAAAATATCAGGGAAGATGATGACGCGCGCGAAACCTATGCCGCGCGCGGCATAGACAAACGCAGACTGCACCGCGAGCTGGTCGTCAGGGATAACCTGTGCATGGGCAAGCTGTTCATGAATAAAATTCTCTACCTTTCCGGCCTGCGTTCTCTTGCGCCACTACAACGCTATGCTGTAGACGATGTGGACGGGCAGGGCCGGGTGCGGCTGACAGAGCGTAAGGAATACAAGGATTTTCAGCGCGATCTTGCGCAGGTAGCCGCAGGGCTGAACGCCCGTTTTCGGGATTATGTCATGTCTTACAAGCTGGATGCGCCTACGGCGGACGCCATGCGGCAGGTGCTTGAAAAACACGCGCAGGCAACAAAAATTGATAAGGGGCTGTGA
- a CDS encoding tetratricopeptide repeat protein encodes MNARKVREDLGRAKACCARRDTERALFLTISALKELGGQSAPLDLRGDFRAAVADLAVDPELKAAGAPAFAYTPGGERDLLQLLSQLYRSLKGQEKEEEYQAALQRKLNLDHGFSDGKKFLAEGKPSEADACFAEALKHYKDEKAIFGMMARAMMDAGEYVRAIGHARAGLKELPDDAELTRIVEECTRLRQ; translated from the coding sequence ATGAACGCACGTAAAGTCAGAGAAGACCTGGGCCGCGCCAAGGCCTGTTGCGCGCGCCGCGATACGGAACGGGCGCTCTTTCTAACCATTTCGGCCCTCAAGGAACTGGGGGGCCAGAGCGCCCCGCTTGATCTGCGGGGCGATTTTCGGGCCGCAGTAGCGGATCTGGCTGTTGATCCGGAGCTGAAAGCCGCTGGCGCGCCAGCCTTTGCCTATACTCCTGGAGGGGAAAGAGATCTGCTCCAGCTTCTTTCGCAGCTTTACCGCTCCCTGAAGGGGCAGGAAAAGGAAGAGGAATATCAGGCTGCCTTGCAGCGCAAGCTGAATCTTGACCACGGCTTCAGCGACGGCAAAAAGTTTCTGGCAGAGGGTAAGCCGTCAGAGGCTGATGCATGTTTTGCCGAGGCCCTCAAACACTACAAGGACGAAAAGGCCATCTTTGGCATGATGGCCCGGGCCATGATGGATGCGGGCGAATATGTACGCGCCATCGGGCATGCGCGGGCTGGCCTCAAGGAACTGCCGGACGATGCGGAACTGACGCGCATTGTGGAGGAGTGTACCCGCCTGCGTCAGTAA
- the hflK gene encoding FtsH protease activity modulator HflK: protein MNWDWDKLQEKRQKQGSNPPPRPPQDMDSDDMGQEEETPRARRTPFNNGRGPGGENPFSKIARMRFPNGRAAGLVGFAIVVLWLLSGIYIVNPDEQGVVLRFGKYDRTEGPGPHYAWPVPIESVYKPQVTQVLRSEVGFRSVGQAATFQQGQLRTIPEEASMLTGDENIVNVQFSVQYKISDPVDYLFNVTAPAALVRNAAEAAMREVIGNSQIDSAITDGKLKIQSEATQLLQTVLDRYGAGIQVLAVQLQDVHPPHEVIDAFKDVASAREDKSRIINEAEAYRNELLPKARGQAAAMGNEAAAYSATRMRNAEGDASRFDALRIEHDKAPKVTEQRLYYEAVEDILSNANEKVLMDNPAAGRALPYLTLPGLGAPASPKTLEKK, encoded by the coding sequence ATGAATTGGGACTGGGACAAACTTCAGGAAAAAAGACAGAAGCAGGGTTCTAACCCTCCGCCCCGACCTCCTCAGGATATGGATTCTGACGATATGGGGCAGGAAGAAGAAACCCCTCGTGCCAGGCGCACTCCTTTTAATAACGGCCGTGGCCCCGGTGGCGAAAATCCTTTTTCCAAAATAGCCCGCATGCGCTTTCCCAACGGAAGGGCGGCTGGCCTTGTGGGTTTTGCCATTGTGGTTCTGTGGCTTCTTTCGGGTATTTATATTGTTAATCCCGATGAACAGGGCGTTGTTCTGCGTTTTGGCAAGTATGACCGTACCGAAGGACCCGGCCCGCACTACGCGTGGCCTGTTCCTATTGAATCCGTATACAAACCGCAGGTAACGCAGGTTTTGCGCAGCGAGGTGGGCTTCCGCTCCGTTGGGCAGGCGGCCACGTTCCAGCAGGGGCAGTTGCGCACTATTCCGGAGGAAGCCTCCATGCTCACGGGCGATGAAAACATCGTCAACGTGCAGTTCAGCGTGCAGTACAAGATCAGCGACCCCGTGGACTACCTTTTTAACGTAACAGCGCCCGCAGCGCTGGTGCGCAATGCCGCAGAGGCGGCCATGCGCGAGGTCATCGGCAACAGCCAGATCGACTCTGCCATTACAGATGGCAAGCTGAAAATTCAGAGCGAAGCCACCCAGCTGCTGCAAACCGTGCTTGACCGCTACGGCGCGGGTATACAGGTGCTGGCCGTGCAGTTGCAGGATGTGCATCCCCCGCACGAGGTCATTGATGCCTTCAAGGATGTGGCAAGCGCCCGTGAAGACAAGAGCCGCATTATCAACGAGGCCGAGGCCTACCGCAACGAACTGCTGCCCAAGGCCCGGGGTCAGGCTGCCGCCATGGGCAACGAGGCCGCTGCCTACAGTGCAACGCGCATGCGCAACGCCGAGGGCGACGCCTCCCGTTTTGACGCCCTGCGCATCGAGCACGACAAGGCCCCCAAGGTCACGGAACAGCGCCTTTATTATGAAGCTGTAGAAGACATCCTTTCCAACGCGAACGAAAAGGTGCTTATGGACAATCCGGCTGCTGGCCGCGCGCTGCCCTATCTCACCTTGCCTGGTCTCGGCGCTCCTGCTTCGCCCAAGACGCTGGAGAAGAAATAA